The DNA sequence GGCACTGGGTCAAAGAGGAGGAACCTAATGCTTCCTTGacaaggtgctgtggccaggaaggtgaaacagcaggcgctatggggaggtgggctgcatgcctcccagtgatgaagtcgcagtgaggagcactgaacagcactgggtaggtctgcactttgagctaggggtatcactcccagttcaatgggacgggcccacactagctctgacagcgctagcattagaatgtagctaaggcagcacaagccgtaggaggagcagccactgtgagaacagactttggggtttggatgggatcatacttggggtggttaaacctcctgctgctcctgccgtcacagctactctctatttttagcacacagggCTAGTGCGGGTGTGTCTCATTAAGCTGGGAATTATatccccagctcaaagtgtaaccATGCCCTACGTGACAGTGTCCCAGCCGCTACTGCGAAATGACTGCACCGTgcttcccctgcaacaatcccgaagcactttatagcaactaatgaattcctccgaccaccatcctagagaggtagggacattaacatctccatctatgtctgggaagcaggggcggctctacaaatttggccaccccaagcaatcatgcccgggaggcgcccccgagccgcgggagcagcggacctgccgcgggcatgactgcggaggttccgctggtcgcgcggctcagctggacctcccgcagccgcggacggttcgctggtccggcggctccggttgagctgccgcagtcatgcctgcgggaggttcagccgagccgcgggaccagcgaaccgtccgcagtcatgcctgcggcaggtccggtcgtcccggggctccggtggacctcccgcaggcatgactgcggctggtccaccggcccagcctgccgcccccctgggaaatggccgccccaggcgggtgcttgccccgctgggctctagagccgcccctgctgggaagctgaggcacagagagattaatggcagCTCAGTACTGCACAGTGGGAATTTTTTCTGTCTCCCTCAATGTGAATATCAAAAGGGACACTGGGCATCACCTCTCACCAGCTAAGTTGGCGGCAACTGCCCGGATCCCGTCCCAGCTGCTACTGAAGTACGCGATGGTGGTGCTGTACAagttctccagcagctctgcattttctttggcctagaggaaatcagggacacatgagctctctctggctagaagtgccctttgactgccagcacatgcttttatgaaccacaggtaaataagagaatgaacaggtggctgggtagaagtggaaaaaatgggaatctggggcagatttacatttcccatcaccctccagtcaataatctcctacagttcaacagctcactcacaaggtgtctgcaaatgtccacctggagctcttcaggcttcagctcGGCTCTGCCACCAAGGTGCCTATTGATCGCATGTtggagtctcttcagtcccaaaaacgggaaacagaggtgaaacgtagctctgcattcctgaaaaaGAACATCACACCATTGAATTGTTCCCTACCGAGTGCTCTGTTCAATCAAAGGGAACTCATCTGCGTGACTGCTCATCTATTCCAGGACAAAAAGGGATTCATCTGGATGCGACtggcagaaacatgcaggaatgACTAATAGAGGGGAGAGCttccactgaaacctggaggtagcatcaatgtcttttgggaacagatataccgatgaaagctgcttcaccaggcacagctgtggtctctcctctgttctggggaggcaggggcttggggtgaagAGTCAGACAGGAACAGAGCCCTGTAGGGGTCAGACCCATGACCTATCCTGGATTCTGATGAGGCAGCCATGGACCAACCTGGCTGGAActgactcagcaggagggcaatgaactgaggggagaatttgggtCTCCACAGCAGGCAGGAATAGCAGAGCTCCCCTGACAttgggaggaagattcctttggcTTAGTAAATAAGTCACTGTTGGTCTTACCATTGAAACCTTGGGGCTTGGGTCTTGCAGGTGCAGCAGAAGTGTGACCCAGCTCTTTCGAACCTGCTCGGCGAAATAGGCCTTCCGTTTTTTCTTTGTCAACTGAGCCAggatgccaaataggacaaagGCCACTGAGCGAAGAGCATCGTTCTCCTACAGCCAAGAAAGCCCCACAACTTGGTAAGTAAGGGACAATCCCATCACGCACCTCACACAGACGTCTCTTCTACACTAAAGTAGAGTGATTGCAACTACAGCTAGTCAgataaactttaattaaccaactttttgtttgaattttctgattcatgaaaatattttagagacagttcaattttgatgaaattcctccagaagccaggcagggtccttagaaacctgcctggtgtcttgccagtacacccatccagctccttggcagccagtctagcaggctgactgggatcataggcttccaggctcccagctttggggggaaggatagctcagtggtttgagtattagcctgctaaacccagggttgtgagttcagtccctggggggccattttgggaactgggataaaaagctggggattagtcctgctttgagcagagggttggactagatgacctcctgaggtcccttccaattctatgacccTGGGAGTCCTAGCTCTCAAATTTGCAACTCCCTGGTACCTCtagctcccagagtttcctgggttcccagcaccaggatagtctgagagcagactgccccgggccaaggcttccaacagagctaggttgagaatagtaattctgtttcacaaggagttctgaagtttggagagaggggttcccacaaataggaacaaaaccaaaatttgaaatttcaaaattctctgcaaaagAGAATTATCATTCCAACCCTCTCACATAAAAACAGTAGAGAGCAGGCCCAACGCTCTCTATTGCACTCTGTAACCCCCTTTTCATGGTTATCTAGCTACCTAATCTAGTATTCAGACTTTCTTTGAGGTTCTCAGTGGCAATCAagaagaacagaagggtgagactgtgggagcagggatgtcatccccatcctcctaatgttctcctcctccgtaaaacacctcccttccctggggcctaaaATCTCTGCACTCTGACATGAGCAATGCCCAGGGAGTCCACATCACACATCGTAAATCGAGTCTAATCAAGATCGGTTGAACTGGGGTTGGAGAGTTCTGTTCACATACATCGTCAAAGTAGGTCCGGATCTGTTGGGTGAGGTCTTTGAAGGAAGAACCGatgtccttctctttcagctccttcaggacaTTGGCCAGTGCTTTCATGCTCTCACCAATCACTTCAGCACTGAAAGTGTCATGTAAGGCCCTCATCAGtatgtccagaagaaacttcttgtaCTTTTTCACCTGTACAAACATACGACATTAAAGAATACTTATCACTGATCACACTTCTAAGAAGttttctttagcagttatgaagctgtgggaatttcatcaaccctctctccctccagagaCCTAGAGCTATAtttcagaccaggtgctagctacAATGAGCCAAACTCGGTGCCATAATACACCTGCGTAAtcctattattagatttctagttacttagattccaaggccaaaagggatcattgtgattatccggtctgacctcctgcataacatagaactTCTCCGAAATAGTCTCTGAACTCGAGtatatcttctagaaaaacatccaatcttgattttaaaattgctagtgaccgaaaatccaccacaacttttggtaaattgttccaatggttaattaaaattactattaaaaatgtatgccgtattaccagtctgaattaatctagcttcctttttctccattgaatcttgttataccattgtttgctaatgtgaagaatccattatcaaaatttgttccccatgtgagtagttatagactgtcctctagtcactccttaaccttctctttgtaaagataaatagattgagcttcttgagtctgtcactaaaggtatattttccaatcctttgatagttcttgtgactcttctctgaatcctctctaatttatcagcatccttcttgaattgtggacacctgatctggacacagcattccagcagcgcTCACATGAGTGCCGtattcagagggaaaataacttctttactcttcctcaagattcctctgtttatgcctcCAGGGATCATTTcagtccttttggccacaacttcacattgggagcttatgttcaattgattatctgccatggctcaagttttttctcagcatcattgtttcctgggatagagtctcccatcctgtaagtatggcctgcattttttgttcctagatgtatacatttacatatggttacattaaagtgcacattgtttacttatgcccagtttaccaaaggatccagcttgctctgtattgactgcaaaaaggttactagggtatgggagagagcagaatttggcctagtgcattgtgtgcagccTCTGTAAACTTTGAACAATTATTTCCCTTGGTTTCTCTATTtatgttgcatcctattcagtaatctctcataccttcacaggcgccccatcgactatatttcccaggcctcttacagccatctgacggacaatgctgttcctatcctgtgacctttcttccaagATGTGCAAGACACTCTTAAGTAACTTTTTCTCCCTGAGCATGGGATCactcattagctgaaataaaatcaacatgtccattagccccaatatgatccttaagattgggaatagaatttgagcCGACATGGAATacactaaaaacaacaaggagtcctcctaTAGCCACagtcttgtggatacagactaatatggctacccctctgatacgtggcaCATAACACACTGTAActttatcattccacacaaatgagaaatgtcttaaacacatgctgctttccttttgggcactata is a window from the Mauremys reevesii isolate NIE-2019 unplaced genomic scaffold, ASM1616193v1 Contig74, whole genome shotgun sequence genome containing:
- the LOC120394705 gene encoding maestro heat-like repeat-containing protein family member 2B, which encodes MENFRVTGTAFLAQLMSDPMLREKKLLKSVLHILEERSQDRNSIVRQMAVRGLGNIVDGAPVKVKKYKKFLLDILMRALHDTFSAEVIGESMKALANVLKELKEKDIGSSFKDLTQQIRTYFDDENDALRSVAFVLFGILAQLTKKKRKAYFAEQVRKSWVTLLLHLQDPSPKVSMECRATFHLCFPFLGLKRLQHAINRHLGGRAELKPEELQVDICRHLAKENAELLENLYSTTIAYFSSSWDGIRAVAANLAGIILEHTDTQRMKWLDLAHLLKSLQVLEKDPSPTVQLVATELISDICPGRALGE